A genomic window from Colletotrichum destructivum chromosome 7, complete sequence includes:
- a CDS encoding Putative leucine-rich repeat domain superfamily, with the protein MDEKQAPGRPSGIPRFSRLPLPKSTATPPPPPPAAAAAAVRPSPSREGLNSGLRNPRLRPAASRDNLGPAVAPKQPEHRLAAPKPRRELQPPSASKPALRAPPAPATTTLRSSRSVPRLKSKEAGFHKPPTPPDETEQPTIARSASLTRRQFGAAHAANPDFEPVPDLPPLPRDTSPPAIVDDAESDLPTFDTPRATSFKPRPSLSERTIETLQQLQSSPSLSKKTSTFFDPDGTIRPRSRAGSGHSRPGSSYTSDGSGRPASRHSRPGSSSGTEENPFANARAVANAHRHPLGSMEGTPSRRVSGIRSLRPPTLRATPQSSPSGPSSTSASGIPINQSPSPTRATGMMPPPSKTGSKTLAARPLKPRASVNGLYKKPSLPSMGQTTSASVASPPPKLTPSKSYGSLRRPGPSKISAPSPALAAPIATDEETAARKSSNALREQIAKARAAKRAADRQAADAAASVASPAPIAEAESTRTEPPIIPEDNGFEFGIAVTTDAFSTNDPFNTKRSENSQKKIIQQRLVAARSSGRLNVAAMGLKEIPVEVLKMYDMESMGTYDGSWAETVDLTRFVAADNELETIGDDIFPDVTAEELAQDEDSNGNIFGGLEAMDLHGNSLISLPMGLRQLPLLTSLNLSQNRLANNCLEVITQVKALRDLKLANNLLQGPLDPIFANLENLELFDLHGNNVSSLPPGIENLSRLRVLNLSENCFESLPFASLSKLPLTELIMKKNKLTGTLIEDGVEALSNLQVLDVSCNQLTHLVSSGSTIGLPSVHQLVLSMNRLRELPDVSSWPSLMTLTADENAISEFPSGFTTLQKLRHVDFSANDIRVVPSEICRMDSLTLIRLAGNPLRDKKFVSATTEELKEVLAGRLEPPVSFEEDVDAATPDTALNNTLAEPHEIHPATEAVPAESLARDNHSDEDSFATPPTWSPTSPARARSQTLAKETWPVKQGVLDRSNTKSSSLHPVVCSRVVADNRVIEIQLHHNLFTCFPNSLSFFAESLAALSLAHNQLVGETYLTEELDLPVLRELNLVSNHITSLSPLTTHLHAPQLEKMDVSLNRITALPPDLRAVFPRLVVLLAANNHLIELDPDTIRGLEVVDAGNNDIAHLNPKLGLLGGSGGLKRLEVSGNRFRVPRYNVLERGTEATLRWLRGRVPVAEMASWKEGQGDSGNASDTSLADVD; encoded by the exons ATGGACGAGAAACAGGCTCCTGGGAGGCCTAGTGGGATCCCTCGATTCTCGCGTCTGCCTCTTCCCAAATCGACAGccactcccccccctcccccccctgctgctgctgctgctgctgttcggCCTTCACCCTCGCGGGAGGGTTTGAACTCCGGTCTGAGGAaccctcggcttcggccggCCGCATCGCGGGACAACTTGGGGCCAGCCGTCGCTCCTAAGCAACCCGAACATCGCCTGGCAGCCCCGAAGCCACGGCGGGAGCTTCAGCCGCCCTCTGCGAGCAAGCCCGCGTTGAGAgctcctcccgcccccgcgacgacgaccctCAGGAGTTCCCGCAGCGTACCTCGACTGAAATCGAAAGAAGCCGGCTTCCACAAGCCACCGACGCCTCCAGATGAGACCGAACAGCCCACCATCGCGCGCTCCGCCAGTCTGACACGCCGTCAATTTGGAGCAGCTCACGCAGCGAACCCAGACTTCGAACCAGTCCCAGACCTACCCCCTCTGCCCAGAGACACGAGCCCACCAGCCATtgttgacgatgccgagtccGACCTTCCGACCTTCGATACTCCGAGAGCAACGTCTTTCAAACCCCGGCCTTCTCTCTCCGAACGGACGATCGAAACCCTGCAGCAATTGCAATCTTCGCCCTCCCTGAGCAAGAAGACGTCGACCTTTTTCGACCCCGATGGCACCATTCGACCTCGTTCACGCGCCGGCAGTGGCCATTCGCGACCGGGCTCAAGCTATACATCTGACGGCTCTGGACGTCCGGCCTCGCGTCACAGCAGACCCGGGTCCAGTTCCGGAACGGAGGAAAACCCCTTCGCGAATGCTCGAGCGGTAGCTAACGCCCATCGACATCCTCTGGGGTCCATGGAAGGCACCCCTTCTCGCCGTGTCTCTGGCATTCGCTCTCTCCGGCCACCGACGCTGCGAGCCACGCCCCAATCGTCCCCTTCGGGACCCTCAtcgacctcggcttcggGTATTCCCATCAACCAGAGTCCCAGCCCGACAAGAGCAACCGgcatgatgccgccgccgtcaaagACTGGCTCAAAAACCCTGGCTGCTCGTCCTCTTAAGCCCCGTGCTTCGGTCAACGGCCTGTACAAGAAGCCGTCTCTGCCATCGATGGGCCAgaccacgtcggcttcggttgcctcgccgcctccaaaGTTGACACCCAGCAAATCGTATGGATCCCTGAGAAGGCCCGGCCCGTCAAAGATCAGCGCCCCGTCTCCGGCCCTAGCAGCTCCGATCGCCACAGATGAAGAAACCGCAGCCAGGAAGTCCTCAAATGCTCTGCGGGAACAgatcgccaaggccagggcggcCAAGCGCGCGGCCGATCGTCAAGCGGCGGATGCAGCGGCATCGGTTGCGAGCCCAGCGCCCATTGCGGAAGCAGAGTCAACTCGCACAGAGCCTCCGATCATCCCAGAGGATAATGGGTTCGAGTTCGGCATTGCCGTTACGACCGATGCCTTCAGTACCAACGACCCGTTCAACACCAAGCGGTCGGAGAACTCGCAGAAAAAGATCATTCAGCAGCGTCTGGTCGCCGCCCGAAGCAGTGGACGCCTCAACGTTGCCGCAATGGGCCTCAAGGAGATTCCTGTCGAAGTCTTGAAGATGTACGACATGGAGTCCATGGGTACGTACGATGGCTCTTGGGCCGAGACGGTCGATTTGACAAGATTTGTGGCTGCCGACAACGAACTGGAGACCATTGGCGACGACATCTTCCCCGACGTTACCGCTGAGGAATTGGCCCAGGACGAGGACTCAAATGGCAACATCTTTGGCGGTCTCGAAGCGATGGACTTGCATGGCAATTCACTTATTTCGCTGCCCATGGGTCTGAGACAGCTCCCTCTTCTGACGTCTCTGAATCTG TCCCAAAACCGCCTTGCTAACAACTGCCTCGAAGTCATCACTCAAGTCAAGGCTCTCCGTGACTTGAAGCTCGCCAACAACCTCTTGCAAGGTCCTCTGGACCCCATCTTCGCCAACTTGGAGAACCTGGAACTATTTGATCTCCACGGGAACAACGTGTCGTCGCTTCCCCCGGGCATCGAGAACCTATCCAGGTTGCGCGTTCTCAACCTGAGCGAAAACTGCTTCGAGTCGCTGCCCTTTGCAAGCCTTTCCAAGCTTCCGCTAACGGAGCTGATcatgaagaagaacaagctCACGGGAACGTTGATTGAAGATGGAGTTGAAGCCCTTTCGAACCTTCAGGTGCTGGACGTTTCCTGCAATCAATTGACTCACTTGGTCTCTTCGGGATCCACGATTGGTCTTCCCTCGGTTCACCAGCTCGTCCTGTCCATGAACCGTCTGCGAGAGTTGCCCGATGTCAGCTCTTGGCCCAGTCTCATGACCCTGACGGCGGACGAGAACGCCATCTCTGAGTTCCCGAGCGGTTTCACTACTCTTCAAAAGCTCAGGCATGTCGACTTCTCGGCCAACGATATCCGCGTCGTGCCGTCAGAGATCTGCAGGATGGACAGCCTGACTCTCATTCGGCTAGCGGGCAACCCCTTGCGCGACAAGAAGTTCGTCTCGGCCACCACAgaggagctgaaggaggtTTTGGCCGGTAGACTCGAGCCGCCTGTGTCGTTtgaggaggatgtcgacgCTGCCACGCCTGATACTGCGCTCAACAACACGCTCGCGGAGCCCCACGAGATCCATCCAGCCACCGAAGCTGTACCGGCTGAGTCCTTGGCCCGTGATAACCACTCGGACGAGGACTCATTTGCCACGCCGCCTACCTGGTCGCCTACTTCGCCTGCACGAGCTCGCTCGCAGACGCTTGCCAAGGAAACATGGCCCGTCAAGCAGGGCGTCTTGGACCGCTCAAACACCAAATCATCCTCTTTGCATCCCGTGGTTTGCTCTAGGGTTGTTGCCGACAACCGGGTCATCGAGATCCAGCTCCACCACAACCTCTTTACCTGTTTCCCGAACTCGCTGTCTTTCTTTGCCGAATCTCTTGCCGCTCTCTCGCTCGCCCACAACCAGCTCGTTGGCGAAACTTATTTGACGGAGGAACTCGATCTTCCGGTGCTCCGCGAGTTGAACCTTGTCAGCAATCACATCACGAGTCTCTCGCCCTTGACCACACATTTGCATGCTCCGCAgctggagaagatggacgtCTCTCTCAACCGCATCACGGCCCTGCCGCCTGACCTGCGAGCCGTCTTTCCCCGGCTTGTTGTTCTGCTGGCGGCAAACAACCACTTGATTGAGCTGGACCCAGACACCATCAGGGGCCTGGAGGTTGTCGATGCCGGCAACAATGACATTGCGCACTTGAACCCCAAGCTCGGGTTGCTTGGTGGCAGCGGAGGACTGAAGCGCCTCGAGGTTTCCGGCAACCGCTTCAGAGTCCCCAGGTATAATGTGCTTGAGCGAGGCACAGAGGCCACGCTCCGGTGGCTCAGAGGACGAGTACCCGTAGCGGAAATGGCTTCATGGAAGGAGGGGCAAGGTGATTCGGGCAATGCCTCCGACACGAGCTTGGCGGACGTCGACTGA